A stretch of Cupriavidus necator DNA encodes these proteins:
- a CDS encoding RNA polymerase factor sigma-54 has protein sequence MKPSLQLRLSQHLALTPQLQQSIRLLQLSTLELQQEVEQALTENPLLERENDWIESPLRVAADGSVNLQSAPAPAPAEPQGNGEARADGAADDDSYGDSGNGDDYGSSDWSLDDFARRPQGDEDEKTPMQLREAEPTLREYLMEQLTPLKISARDKGLAIFLIESLDDDGYLSASLEEICTELPEELEFEIEEVHAILTLLQSFDPPGVGARNAAECLALQLRRLTHPQRELALNIVTNHLELLAVRDYTRLKKALQVDEAALKSAHELIRSLAPYPGHAYSRPEADFVVPDVFVRKGGGGWIAQLNPDVMPRLRINDMYAQILRGAKGESGTAGLQQKLQEARWLIKNIQQRFDKILRVSQAIVERQKNFFSHGEIAMRPLVLREIADTLGLHESTISRVTTNKYMATPMGTFELKYFFGSHVSTETGGAASSTAIRALIKQLIGAEDPRNPLSDSRIAELLGEQGFVVARRTVAKYREALKIPAVNLRKSL, from the coding sequence ATGAAACCGTCGCTACAGCTCCGCCTTTCCCAGCATCTGGCCCTGACCCCGCAACTGCAGCAGTCGATCCGGCTGCTGCAGCTTTCCACGCTGGAACTGCAGCAAGAGGTCGAACAGGCACTGACGGAAAACCCTCTGCTCGAACGCGAGAACGACTGGATCGAAAGCCCGCTGCGCGTGGCGGCCGACGGCTCGGTCAACCTGCAGAGCGCACCGGCGCCCGCGCCGGCAGAGCCGCAGGGCAATGGCGAGGCCCGCGCCGACGGCGCGGCTGACGACGACAGCTATGGCGACAGCGGCAACGGCGACGACTATGGCAGCAGCGACTGGAGCCTGGACGACTTTGCCCGCCGCCCCCAGGGCGACGAGGACGAAAAAACGCCGATGCAGCTGCGCGAAGCCGAGCCCACGCTGCGCGAGTACCTGATGGAACAGCTCACGCCGCTGAAGATCTCGGCGCGCGACAAGGGCCTGGCCATCTTCCTGATCGAATCGCTCGACGACGATGGCTACCTGAGCGCATCGCTTGAGGAGATCTGCACGGAGTTGCCGGAAGAACTCGAGTTCGAGATCGAGGAGGTCCACGCCATCCTCACGCTGCTGCAGAGCTTCGACCCGCCCGGCGTGGGCGCGCGCAACGCCGCCGAGTGCCTGGCCCTGCAGTTGCGGCGCCTGACGCACCCGCAGCGCGAACTGGCCCTGAACATCGTGACCAACCACCTGGAGTTGCTCGCAGTACGCGACTACACGCGGCTGAAGAAGGCGCTGCAGGTGGATGAAGCGGCGCTGAAGTCCGCACACGAACTGATCCGCTCGCTGGCGCCCTACCCCGGCCATGCATACAGCCGCCCGGAGGCGGACTTCGTGGTGCCGGACGTGTTCGTGCGCAAGGGTGGCGGCGGCTGGATCGCGCAGCTCAATCCGGATGTGATGCCGAGGCTGCGCATCAATGACATGTATGCGCAAATCCTACGTGGCGCAAAGGGTGAGTCCGGCACCGCCGGGCTGCAGCAGAAGCTGCAAGAGGCGCGCTGGCTGATCAAGAACATCCAGCAGAGGTTCGACAAAATCCTGCGTGTCTCGCAGGCCATTGTCGAGCGTCAAAAGAACTTTTTCAGCCACGGCGAAATCGCCATGCGCCCCTTGGTTTTGCGGGAGATTGCCGATACACTGGGTTTACACGAGTCAACCATCTCCCGGGTGACGACCAATAAATATATGGCAACGCCGATGGGTACTTTCGAACTGAAGTACTTCTTCGGCAGCCACGTGTCCACCGAAACCGGTGGCGCGGCTTCGTCAACGGCCATCCGCGCCTTGATCAAGCAACTGATAGGAGCCGAAGACCCGAGGAATCCCCTTTCCGACAGTCGCATTGCCGAACTGCTGGGCGAACAAGGCTTCGTTGTCGCACGCCGCACCGTTGCCAAGTATCGCGAAGCCCTGAAGATCCCCGCAGTCAATCTCCGCAAGTCTTTGTAG
- the hpf gene encoding ribosome hibernation-promoting factor, HPF/YfiA family → MNFKISGHHLDITPPLREYVETKLERIVRHFDQVIGVSVLLSVDNHKEKDRRQYAEINLHLKGKDIFVEAHHEDLYAAIDALVDKLDRQVIRYKDRVQGHDREAVKYQMAAAQMQQ, encoded by the coding sequence ATGAACTTCAAGATCAGTGGACACCACCTGGACATCACGCCCCCTCTGCGTGAGTACGTGGAAACGAAGCTGGAGCGAATCGTCAGGCATTTCGATCAAGTCATTGGCGTTAGTGTGCTGCTCTCTGTCGACAACCACAAGGAAAAGGACCGGCGTCAGTACGCGGAAATCAATCTACATCTCAAGGGCAAGGACATCTTTGTCGAAGCGCATCACGAAGACCTGTATGCAGCGATCGACGCACTCGTCGACAAGCTGGACCGTCAGGTGATCCGCTACAAGGATCGCGTGCAAGGCCACGACCGCGAAGCGGTCAAGTACCAGATGGCCGCAGCGCAAATGCAGCAATGA
- the ptsN gene encoding PTS IIA-like nitrogen regulatory protein PtsN: MNRLAKLLPPGNITLDVSVTSKKRVFEQAGLLFENNHGVARAIVTDNLFARESLGSTGLGAGVAIPHGRIKGLKQPLAAFMRLAEPIPFESPDGKPVSLLIFLLVPEQATQQHLEILSEIAQLLSDRDMREGLATLPTPDAVHQLLIAWHP; this comes from the coding sequence ATGAATCGTTTGGCCAAATTGCTGCCACCCGGCAACATCACCCTCGACGTCAGCGTCACCAGCAAGAAGCGTGTGTTCGAGCAGGCCGGGCTCCTCTTCGAGAACAACCATGGTGTGGCGCGCGCCATCGTGACGGACAACCTGTTCGCGCGCGAGTCGCTTGGATCCACCGGCCTGGGCGCCGGCGTGGCAATCCCGCACGGCCGCATCAAGGGCCTGAAGCAGCCGCTGGCCGCGTTCATGCGCCTGGCCGAACCAATTCCGTTCGAATCGCCCGATGGCAAGCCGGTATCGCTGCTGATCTTCCTGCTGGTGCCCGAACAGGCTACGCAGCAGCACCTGGAAATCCTGTCCGAAATCGCGCAACTGCTTTCCGACCGCGACATGCGTGAAGGGCTGGCCACGCTGCCCACGCCCGATGCCGTCCATCAGTTGCTGATCGCATGGCATCCCTGA
- the hprK gene encoding HPr(Ser) kinase/phosphatase, producing the protein MELTGVTSQSIFDDNAADIKLSWVAGLEGADRAFDVEFAREATSAADLVGHLNLIHPNRIQVLGKPEITYYQRLDDETRKRQMGELILLEPPFLVIADGMEPPPDLELRCTRSSTPLFTTPVSSAAVIDHLRLYLSRISAPRVTMHGVFLDILGMGVLIMGESGLGKSELGLELISRGHGLVADDAVDFVRLGPDFIEGRCPPLLQNLLEVRGLGLLDIKTIFGETAVRRKMKIKLVVQLVRRNDGEFERLPLDSQYLDVLGLPIHMVKIQVAAGRNLAVLVEAAVRNTILRLRGIDTLRDFMDRQRAAMQADAVSRGQGRLL; encoded by the coding sequence ATGGAACTCACCGGCGTCACCTCCCAGTCCATCTTCGACGACAACGCAGCCGACATCAAACTCTCGTGGGTGGCCGGCCTGGAAGGTGCGGATCGCGCCTTCGATGTGGAGTTCGCCCGCGAAGCCACCTCCGCCGCCGACCTGGTGGGCCACCTGAACCTGATCCACCCCAACCGCATCCAGGTGCTCGGCAAGCCCGAGATCACTTATTACCAGCGACTGGACGACGAGACCCGCAAGCGCCAGATGGGCGAGCTGATCCTGCTGGAGCCGCCCTTCCTGGTGATCGCCGACGGCATGGAGCCGCCGCCCGACCTGGAACTGCGCTGCACGCGCTCGTCCACGCCGCTGTTCACCACGCCGGTGTCGTCGGCCGCGGTGATCGACCACCTGCGCCTGTACCTGTCGCGTATCTCCGCGCCGCGCGTGACCATGCACGGGGTATTCCTCGACATCCTGGGCATGGGCGTGCTGATCATGGGCGAATCGGGCCTGGGCAAGAGCGAACTGGGCCTGGAACTGATCTCGCGCGGCCACGGGCTGGTGGCCGATGATGCCGTGGACTTCGTGCGCCTGGGGCCGGATTTCATTGAAGGCCGCTGCCCGCCGCTGCTGCAGAACCTGCTTGAAGTACGCGGTCTGGGCCTGCTCGACATCAAGACCATCTTCGGTGAGACCGCGGTGCGCCGGAAGATGAAGATCAAGCTGGTGGTGCAGTTGGTGCGTCGCAATGACGGCGAGTTCGAGCGGCTGCCGCTCGATTCGCAATACCTCGACGTGCTGGGCCTGCCGATCCACATGGTCAAGATCCAGGTGGCGGCCGGGCGCAACCTGGCCGTGCTGGTCGAGGCCGCGGTGCGCAACACCATCCTGCGCCTGCGCGGCATCGATACGCTGCGCGACTTCATGGACCGGCAGCGCGCCGCGATGCAGGCCGATGCAGTATCGCGCGGCCAGGGCCGCTTGCTCTGA
- a CDS encoding PsiF family protein: MKKLIAMCALVTPMIAASAFAQTTATPATPATPAKPAATAPATPAMPATPATPATPATPDKPAANAQQDKMKACNTQAAGKKGDERKAFMKECLSKGASKTQQEKMASCSKSGKGKKGDEYKAYMKECLSKAA; this comes from the coding sequence ATGAAGAAATTGATCGCGATGTGCGCGCTGGTCACCCCGATGATCGCCGCCAGCGCTTTTGCACAGACCACCGCCACGCCGGCAACCCCCGCGACGCCAGCCAAGCCGGCGGCCACCGCACCGGCAACGCCGGCCATGCCTGCCACGCCCGCCACCCCGGCTACCCCGGCTACCCCGGACAAGCCCGCAGCCAACGCCCAGCAGGACAAGATGAAGGCCTGCAATACGCAAGCCGCCGGCAAGAAGGGCGACGAACGCAAGGCGTTCATGAAGGAATGCCTGTCCAAGGGCGCGTCCAAGACCCAGCAGGAGAAAATGGCCTCCTGCAGCAAGTCGGGCAAGGGCAAGAAGGGCGACGAATACAAGGCCTACATGAAGGAATGCCTGTCCAAGGCAGCCTGA
- the rapZ gene encoding RNase adapter RapZ — MRIILITGISGSGKSVALNVLEDAGYYCVDNLPAQFIPELTRYLDSQGYTHLGVATDIRSRESLDQLPDTVRALAAEHQVEVVFLTASTDALVQRYSETRRRHPLSVRTDGVPGPGGEPAFNDTALMEAIEMERALLSPLAEAAHRIDTSNVRTNTLRSWIKELIRDDSQRLTLLFESFGFKHGVPSDADMVFDVRSLPNPYYDLALRPLTGRDTPVIDFLQAQPMVLAMAEDIRAYVEKWLPSFIADNRSYLTVAIGCTGGQHRSVYIAERLANYFRAHGNVLVRHRELAPAG, encoded by the coding sequence ATGCGCATCATCCTCATCACCGGCATATCCGGTTCCGGCAAGTCCGTCGCACTGAACGTGCTCGAAGACGCAGGCTACTACTGCGTGGACAACCTGCCGGCTCAGTTCATCCCGGAACTGACCCGCTATCTCGACAGCCAGGGCTATACGCACCTGGGCGTCGCCACTGACATCCGCAGCCGCGAGTCGCTCGACCAGTTGCCCGACACCGTGCGCGCGCTGGCCGCTGAGCACCAGGTCGAGGTGGTGTTCCTGACCGCCAGCACCGACGCACTGGTGCAGCGCTACTCCGAGACGCGCCGCCGCCACCCGCTCTCGGTCCGTACCGACGGCGTGCCGGGCCCGGGCGGTGAACCCGCCTTCAACGACACCGCGCTGATGGAAGCGATCGAGATGGAGCGTGCGCTGCTGAGCCCGCTGGCCGAGGCCGCGCACCGCATCGACACCAGCAATGTGCGCACCAATACGCTGCGCAGCTGGATCAAGGAGCTGATCCGCGACGACAGCCAGCGGCTGACGCTGCTATTCGAGTCGTTCGGCTTCAAGCACGGCGTGCCCAGCGATGCGGACATGGTGTTCGACGTGCGCTCGCTGCCCAACCCCTATTACGACCTGGCCTTGCGCCCGCTGACGGGGCGCGACACGCCGGTGATCGACTTCCTGCAGGCCCAGCCAATGGTGCTGGCGATGGCCGAGGATATCCGCGCCTACGTGGAAAAGTGGCTGCCGAGTTTCATTGCCGACAACCGCAGCTACCTGACCGTGGCGATCGGCTGCACCGGCGGCCAGCATCGCTCGGTCTATATTGCGGAAAGGCTTGCCAACTACTTCCGGGCGCATGGTAATGTGCTGGTGAGACACCGAGAGCTCGCACCGGCGGGCTGA
- a CDS encoding LON peptidase substrate-binding domain-containing protein, translating into MSSTDLYRPTASEDPPRTLDNLPLFPLHTVLFPGGRLPLRVFEARYVDMVRNCLRDNTPFGVCLIESGEEVARPDQPTVPELIGCLAEIVDCNMEQLGVLLIRARGRERFHIVSHDTRDDGLLVARAEVLPPDIIDCKLELLGECLDALRRIVTRLHAEQPDRLPFDEPYLWDDPSWVANRLCELLPVPLKAKQMLMALPDAGMRIEIVHRYMRQNHML; encoded by the coding sequence ATGTCCTCGACCGACCTCTACCGTCCCACGGCATCAGAAGATCCGCCGCGGACGCTCGACAACCTGCCGCTGTTCCCGTTGCACACCGTGCTGTTTCCCGGTGGACGGCTGCCATTGCGCGTGTTCGAGGCGCGCTATGTCGACATGGTGCGCAACTGCCTGCGCGACAACACTCCCTTCGGCGTTTGCCTGATCGAAAGCGGCGAGGAAGTGGCCCGGCCGGACCAGCCCACCGTGCCGGAACTGATCGGCTGCCTGGCGGAGATCGTCGACTGCAACATGGAACAGCTGGGCGTGCTCTTGATCCGTGCGCGCGGCCGCGAGCGCTTCCATATCGTCAGCCATGACACCCGCGACGACGGCCTGCTGGTTGCGCGCGCCGAGGTGCTTCCTCCCGACATCATCGACTGCAAGCTGGAGCTGCTGGGCGAATGCCTGGATGCGCTGCGGCGCATTGTCACGCGGCTCCATGCCGAGCAACCCGACCGCCTGCCATTCGACGAGCCCTACCTGTGGGACGACCCGAGCTGGGTCGCCAACCGGCTGTGCGAGTTGCTGCCGGTGCCGCTCAAGGCCAAGCAGATGCTGATGGCGTTGCCCGATGCCGGCATGCGCATCGAGATCGTGCACCGCTACATGCGCCAGAACCACATGCTCTAG
- the mutY gene encoding A/G-specific adenine glycosylase, translated as MPRKPAPRAVPAIPDDICVPPDFGASVVDWQRQHGRHDLPWQNTRDPYRIWLSEIMLQQTQVSAVIDYFQRFVSQLPTVQALAAAPADQVMALWAGLGYYSRARNLHRCAMQVVSEHGGRFPTDPAVLATLPGIGRSTAAAIAAFSAGVRSPILDGNVKRVFARCFGIHGHPGERVVETRMWQLAELALPAAGPRQAEDMIAYTQGLMDLGATVCSRGKPACLADAGACPLSADCVARRDGLTGVLPTPKPRAAIPERSTVMLLVRRQREVLLRLRPGSGIWGGLWSLPEMPVDSVPFDTEAAEAAALDYARAFGKPARAALTGELTHVFTHFRLLIRAIRVDVSADGASLMAQDGAAEAAQRWISLDDLDAVGTPAPVRRLLEDQARGGLF; from the coding sequence ATGCCCCGCAAACCAGCCCCTCGCGCCGTTCCCGCCATCCCCGACGATATCTGCGTGCCGCCCGACTTCGGCGCCAGCGTGGTCGACTGGCAGCGCCAGCATGGCCGGCACGACCTGCCGTGGCAGAACACGCGCGACCCGTACCGCATCTGGCTGTCGGAGATCATGCTGCAGCAGACCCAGGTGAGCGCGGTGATCGACTACTTCCAGCGCTTTGTCTCGCAGCTGCCCACGGTGCAGGCGCTGGCGGCGGCGCCTGCCGACCAGGTCATGGCGCTATGGGCGGGGCTGGGCTATTACTCGCGCGCACGCAACCTGCACCGCTGCGCTATGCAGGTGGTGAGCGAGCATGGTGGCCGTTTCCCGACCGATCCCGCGGTGCTGGCCACATTGCCCGGCATCGGCCGCTCCACCGCCGCGGCAATCGCCGCGTTCAGCGCCGGCGTGCGTTCTCCAATCCTGGATGGCAACGTCAAGCGCGTGTTCGCGCGCTGCTTCGGCATCCACGGCCATCCGGGCGAGCGCGTGGTGGAAACGCGCATGTGGCAGCTGGCCGAGCTGGCCTTGCCGGCCGCAGGCCCGCGCCAGGCCGAGGACATGATCGCCTATACGCAAGGGCTGATGGACCTGGGCGCCACGGTGTGCTCGCGCGGCAAGCCGGCCTGCCTGGCCGATGCCGGTGCGTGCCCGCTGTCGGCCGACTGTGTGGCGCGCCGCGACGGGCTCACCGGCGTGCTGCCCACGCCCAAGCCGCGCGCGGCCATCCCCGAGCGCAGCACGGTAATGCTGCTGGTGCGGCGCCAGCGCGAAGTGCTGCTGCGCCTGCGCCCCGGCAGCGGCATCTGGGGCGGCTTGTGGAGCCTGCCGGAGATGCCGGTCGACAGCGTGCCCTTCGACACGGAAGCCGCCGAGGCGGCGGCGCTCGACTATGCCCGCGCCTTCGGCAAGCCCGCGCGCGCCGCACTGACCGGCGAGCTGACCCATGTGTTCACGCACTTCCGCCTGCTGATCCGTGCCATCCGGGTCGATGTGAGCGCGGACGGCGCAAGCCTGATGGCGCAGGACGGCGCCGCGGAAGCCGCGCAGCGCTGGATCTCGCTTGACGATCTCGATGCGGTGGGTACGCCCGCGCCGGTGCGCAGGCTGCTGGAGGACCAGGCCCGCGGCGGGCTGTTCTGA
- a CDS encoding dynamin family protein yields the protein MTTLAHQFEQYGAWRTGVLQSLAEFQSWLQQHDLYDAQADDRVQRIQSVLRSDRLKVAFIAEFSRGKSELINAIFFADYGRRILPSSAGRTTMCPTELRYDEAEPPCIRLLPIETRLQEASTADFLEAGTSASHWHSVPLDPSSPEGMLAAFQHVVQTVRVPPAQAEALGLYHENDPDAAYAVDAEGMVEISRWRHAVINFPHPLLRQGLVILDTPGLNAIGTEPELTLRLIPDAHVVVFVLAADAGVTKSDLELWRSHVGAGHRRGCLAVLNKIDGLWDPLREPGEIAQEIARQVSTTAQVLGIEQSRVYPVSAQKGLVAKVTHDDELLARSGLPEFEHVLSDQLIPRRREIVSDQAHRLVQDMARAAQQLLQSRRRDIVEQLFELRGLRGKNHAMVKHMLMRVQGEKEEFEQSISKFQALRLVFGRHSADIIKSLQLRDVRLTMRSAREQMKERFFSRGLREDMDALFAQLTRLVTDADNKIGQLHQLIESMYRRFNAEHGFTLPAPMQFTAERYVAELEETLRLVHAHFGTVSMLTRSRPQLVQSAFSTMASRVLENFRDLNRDIEVWLKSVMTPLEAQVREHQKQLRRRVDSIERIHEATDTLESRIAELEEVLNGLDERSGRIEGYAQRLLRPTAAADSASLAVA from the coding sequence ATGACAACGCTCGCCCACCAATTCGAACAATACGGCGCCTGGAGAACCGGGGTCCTCCAGTCACTGGCCGAATTCCAGTCCTGGCTGCAGCAGCACGACCTGTACGACGCCCAGGCCGATGACCGCGTGCAGCGCATCCAGAGCGTGCTGCGCAGCGACCGGCTCAAGGTCGCGTTCATTGCCGAGTTCTCGCGCGGCAAGAGCGAGCTGATCAACGCCATCTTCTTTGCCGACTACGGGCGCCGCATCCTGCCGTCGTCGGCGGGGCGCACCACGATGTGCCCGACCGAGCTGCGCTACGACGAGGCCGAGCCGCCGTGCATCCGGCTGCTGCCGATCGAGACACGCCTGCAGGAGGCCTCTACCGCCGACTTCCTGGAGGCCGGCACCTCGGCTTCGCACTGGCATTCGGTGCCGCTGGACCCGTCTTCGCCCGAGGGCATGCTGGCTGCGTTCCAGCACGTGGTGCAGACCGTGCGCGTGCCGCCGGCGCAGGCCGAGGCGCTGGGCCTGTACCACGAGAACGATCCCGATGCCGCCTACGCGGTCGATGCCGAGGGCATGGTCGAGATCTCGCGCTGGCGCCACGCCGTCATCAATTTCCCGCATCCGCTGCTGCGCCAGGGCCTGGTGATCCTTGACACGCCGGGCCTGAATGCGATCGGCACCGAGCCCGAGCTGACGCTGCGGCTGATCCCCGATGCCCATGTGGTGGTGTTCGTGCTGGCCGCCGATGCGGGCGTCACCAAGAGCGACCTGGAGCTGTGGCGCAGCCATGTCGGCGCCGGCCACCGGCGCGGCTGCCTGGCGGTGCTCAACAAGATCGACGGGCTGTGGGATCCGCTGCGCGAGCCGGGCGAGATCGCGCAGGAGATCGCGCGGCAGGTGTCCACCACCGCGCAGGTGCTGGGCATCGAACAGTCGCGCGTCTATCCGGTATCGGCGCAGAAGGGCCTGGTGGCCAAGGTCACGCACGACGACGAGCTGCTGGCGCGCAGCGGCCTGCCCGAGTTCGAGCACGTGCTGTCCGACCAGCTGATCCCGCGCCGGCGCGAGATCGTCTCGGACCAGGCGCACCGGCTGGTGCAGGACATGGCGCGCGCCGCGCAGCAGCTGCTGCAGAGCCGCCGCCGCGATATCGTCGAGCAGCTGTTCGAGCTGCGCGGCCTGCGCGGCAAGAACCACGCGATGGTCAAGCACATGTTGATGCGGGTGCAGGGCGAGAAGGAAGAGTTCGAGCAGAGCATCAGCAAGTTCCAGGCGCTGCGCCTGGTCTTCGGCCGCCACAGCGCCGACATCATCAAGAGCCTGCAACTGCGCGACGTGCGCCTCACCATGCGCAGCGCGCGCGAGCAGATGAAAGAGCGCTTCTTCTCGCGCGGACTGCGCGAAGACATGGACGCGCTGTTTGCGCAGCTGACCAGGCTGGTGACCGATGCCGACAACAAGATCGGCCAGCTGCACCAGCTGATCGAAAGCATGTACCGGCGCTTCAACGCCGAGCACGGCTTCACGCTGCCCGCGCCGATGCAGTTCACTGCCGAGCGCTACGTGGCCGAGCTTGAGGAAACACTGCGCCTGGTGCATGCGCACTTCGGCACGGTCAGCATGCTGACGCGCTCGCGCCCGCAGCTGGTCCAGAGCGCCTTCAGCACCATGGCCAGCCGCGTGCTGGAGAACTTCCGCGACCTGAACCGCGATATCGAGGTCTGGCTCAAGTCGGTAATGACGCCGCTGGAAGCGCAGGTGCGCGAGCACCAGAAGCAGCTGCGCCGGCGCGTCGATTCGATCGAGCGCATCCACGAGGCCACCGACACGCTGGAAAGCCGCATTGCCGAACTCGAGGAAGTGCTCAACGGCCTGGACGAGCGCAGCGGCCGTATCGAGGGCTACGCGCAGCGGCTGCTGCGGCCGACGGCTGCAGCCGACAGCGCGAGCCTTGCGGTGGCCTGA
- the mutM gene encoding bifunctional DNA-formamidopyrimidine glycosylase/DNA-(apurinic or apyrimidinic site) lyase, with translation MPELPEVEVTRRGLLPHVVGRRIAAVTVRHRGLRWPVDPQLEMRLAQRVVRRIERRGKYLLLECVSEAAGEPAGWLLVHLGMTGTLRVLPEAPSPGAHDHLDLVLAPGPGAALGTKPGTIVLRFRDPRRFGAILWSTLPEAELPSHPLLRTLGIEPFDPAFDGAWLHRHTRGRSAAIKTVLLAGGIVVGVGNIYASESLFRAGIRPTTPAGRLSRARCDRLAQAVRETLAQAIERGGSTLRDFVGSDGASGYFQLDCLVYDRAGQPCRVCATPVRQIVQGQRSTFYCPNCQH, from the coding sequence ATGCCAGAATTGCCCGAGGTCGAGGTGACCCGGCGCGGCTTGCTGCCGCATGTGGTGGGACGGCGCATCGCCGCGGTCACGGTGCGCCACCGCGGCCTGCGCTGGCCGGTCGATCCGCAACTGGAAATGCGGCTGGCCCAGCGCGTGGTACGCCGGATCGAGCGCCGCGGCAAATACCTGCTGCTGGAATGCGTGAGCGAGGCGGCGGGCGAGCCGGCCGGCTGGCTGCTGGTCCACCTGGGCATGACCGGGACGCTGCGGGTGCTGCCCGAGGCGCCGTCGCCTGGCGCGCACGACCACCTTGACCTGGTGCTGGCCCCCGGTCCCGGCGCCGCGCTGGGCACCAAACCGGGCACCATCGTGTTGCGTTTCCGCGATCCGCGCCGCTTCGGCGCCATCCTGTGGAGCACGCTGCCCGAGGCTGAACTGCCGTCGCACCCGCTGCTGCGCACGCTCGGCATCGAGCCCTTCGATCCTGCCTTCGACGGCGCCTGGCTGCACCGCCACACGCGCGGGCGCAGCGCCGCCATCAAGACCGTGCTGCTGGCCGGCGGCATCGTGGTCGGCGTGGGCAATATCTATGCGTCCGAAAGCCTGTTCCGCGCCGGCATCCGTCCGACCACCCCGGCCGGGCGCCTGAGCCGCGCGCGCTGCGACCGCCTGGCGCAGGCGGTGCGCGAGACCCTGGCACAGGCAATCGAGCGCGGGGGCAGCACGCTGCGCGACTTTGTCGGCAGCGACGGCGCCAGCGGCTATTTCCAGCTGGATTGCCTGGTCTACGACCGCGCCGGCCAGCCATGCCGGGTCTGCGCCACGCCGGTGCGCCAGATCGTGCAGGGCCAGCGCTCGACCTTCTACTGCCCGAACTGCCAGCACTGA